The Toxotes jaculatrix isolate fToxJac2 chromosome 21, fToxJac2.pri, whole genome shotgun sequence genome includes a region encoding these proteins:
- the csnk1e gene encoding casein kinase I: MELRVGNKYRLGRKIGSGSFGDIYLGSNIATGEEVAIKLECVKTKHPQLHIESKFYKMMQGGVGIPSIKWCGAEGDYNVMVMELLGPSLEDLFNFCSRKFSLKTVLLLADQMISRIEYIHSKNFIHRDVKPDNFLMGLGKKGNLVYIIDFGLAKKYRDARTHQHIPYRENKNLTGTARYASINTHLGIEQSRRDDLESLGYVLMYFNLGSLPWQGLKAATKRQKYERISEKKMSTPIEVLCKGYPSEFSTYLNLCRSLRFDDKPDYSYLRQLFRNLFHRQGFSYDYVFDWNMLKFGASRTTEDGERERREGKDGEERAGGGQRGAGGRALPPGPNPSAANRVRNEADAAPSNPATRGVQQSGNRSPQAGRAERAERERKVAMRLHRGAPANVSSSDLTARLDQSRITASQVSVPFEHLAK, from the exons ATGGAGTTGAGGGTGGGAAACAAGTACCGCCTTGGGAGGAAGATAGGGAGTGGATCCTTTGGAGATATTTACCTCg GTTCTAACATTGCTACAGGAGAGGAAGTAGCTATCAAACTGGAATGTGTGAAGACCAAACATCCACAGCTCCATATCGAGAGCAAGTTCTACAAGATGATGCAGGGAGGAG TGGGAATTCCCTCTATTAAGTGGTGCGGAGCAGAAGGCGACTACAACGTTATGGTAATGGAGCTGCTGGGTCCCAGTCTGGAGGACCTGTTCAACTTCTGCTCCCGCAAGTTCAGCCTGAAAACAGTCCTGCTGCTGGCTGACCAgatg ATCAGTAGGATTGAATACATCCACTCCAAGAACTTCATCCACAGAGACGTAAAGCCAGATAACTTTCTGATGGGGCTCGGCAAGAAGGGCAACCTGGTCTACATCATCGACTTTGGACTGGCCAAGAAATACCGTGACGCCCGAACGCACCAGCACATCCCCTACCGTGAGAATAAGAACCTCACCGGCACCGCCCGCTACGCCTCCATCAACACCCATCTGGGCATCG AGCAGTCGAGGCGAGACGATCTGGAGTCTCTAGGCTACGTTCTCATGTACTTCAACCTGGGCTCTCTGCCGTGGCAGGGCCTCAAGGCCGCCACCAAGAGGCAGAAGTATGAACGCATCAGCGAGAAAAAAATGTCCACCCCCATTGAGGTGCTCTGCAAGGGATACCCCT CTGAGTTCTCCACTTACCTGAACTTGTGTCGCTCCCTGCGGTTCGATGACAAGCCAGACTACTCTTATCTGAGGCAGCTCTTCAGGAACCTTTTCCACAGACAGGGCTTCTCCTATGACTACGTCTTTGACTGGAACATGCTGAAGTTT gggGCCAGCAGGACaacagaggatggagagagggagaggagggagggaaaagacGGGGAGGAGCGAGCAGGAGGAGGCCAAAGAGGAGCTGGAGGTCGAGCTTTGCCGCCCGGTCCAAACCCTTCAGCCGCCAACAGAGTCAGGAATGAGGCGGACGCTGCTCCCTCCAATCCGGCCACACGTGGCGTCCAGCAGTCAG gtaaCCGCTCTCCTCAGGCAGGGAGAGCAGAGCGAGCCGAGCGTGAGAGAAAGGTGGCCATGAGGCTTCATCGCGGGGCCCCCGCCAACGTCTCCTCCTCTGACCTCACTGCACGCCTCGACCAATCCCGCATCACTGCATCGCAG